The DNA sequence ACTGACAAATGAACAGAAAGAAACAGGCACAGACAGAACTGTCCTATTACGGACTGTATCTCTTGAACCATCTCAGAGAGAACCGTTTTCCACAAGCCAGCGATGCGGACTTTATCCGCGAACGTGCAGACCATGCCGCAGAGGTATATGAGCAGGCACGGCGTGATGCCCTCTTTGCCGATGCGGCACAAGAACTTGCCATGGCAGCATTGCTGAAAGGTCTCCGCTTTTCCAAGTACAGCATCCTGTATGATGTTGTTGACAGTGAGTTTCCCCTGGAGGTAGCAGTAGAAGACCAGGAAGCGTTTGTCAAGAACCTCCTGCCTTTGGTTGACAACGTGTATTCCATTTACGACCTCACCGATGACGATTTTGCCCAGTCACCGGACTACGACCAGCTCTACACTGAGTTGACTGGAGCCGTAGCCATTTTCATAGAGTCAAATGGCGTACAATAGAAAACAACGGCTGAACGACAACATCAAGGCGATAGAGACAGCATTCATCCTTGACAGGGAACAGCGCACGCCGACCGCCCGTGAGCGTCTCCTTCTGGAGCGTTACTGCGGATTCGGGGGATTGAAGTGCATCCTGAACCCTGCCAGGGAACTGGCGGATGCCGTCCATTGGGCAAAGTCAGACCTTGAGTTGTTTGCTCCAACAGTGGAGCTGCATAGACTTATCCGTGAAAACAGCAAGAATGAAAGCGAGTACAAACAGTTGATGGACAGTCTGAAACAGTCTGTCCTCACGGCATTCTACACGCCGTCAGCCGTTACGGAGGCTCTGACGGATGTGTTGAAAGAGCATCAGATTATCCCCGAAAAGGTGCTTGAACCATCGGCAGGCATCGGTGCCTTTGTCGATTCGGTCTTGGATAACAATCCCAAGGCAGACATTATGGCGTTTGAAAAAGACCTGCTTACGGGAAAGATACTCCGCCATCTGCACCCGGAGCAGAAAGTGCGCATAGAGGGATTCGAGAAGATAGAAAAGCCTTTCAATGACTACTTCGACCTCGCCATCTCAAATATTCCCTTTGGCGATGTTGCCGTGTTTGATCCGTCCTATACAGCCATGAAAGGCATGAGGGCTCTTGTCACCAGACGCATACACAACTACTTCTTTGTCAAGGCTCTTGATACGGTAAGGGACGGCGGGTTGGTTGCCTTCATCACCTCACAAGGCGTATTGAATGCCAAAAACAACAGTGCCGCGCGTTTTATGATGCTCTATCATGCAGATCTCGTGTCAGCGATTCGTCTTCCCAACAACCTGTTCACGGAAAATGCCAATACGGAAGTGGGCAGTGACCTCATCATCCTCCAGAAAAACAGCCAAAAGGAGTCGCTGCGAGGAGACGACAACCTGCTTGATACCGTCTATAATGACGAGAACCGCATTCCGACAAGCAACTACTTTCTGGAGCATCCGGAACGCATTATCCATACAACGGCAAAGTTGGACACCGACCCGTTCGGCAAACCTGCAATGATATACACGCATGAGGATGGTGTGGAAGGCATTGCAGAGGATTTGCGAAGGATGCTCCATGAAGACTTTAAGAAGAACCTCAATTTGAACCGATACTTGGGGATAGAGGAAACAAAGGCTGAGGAAGTTAAGGAGGTTGAAGAAACAGAAAAGATAGAAAAAACAGAGAAGATGAAGCCGTCCATTGAGGAAAAGCAGAACGATACGGTAGTATCCTTGCAAAAGCAGGAAAAGCCTACTGATGATGCTGAGCTATCCCAAAAGTCTAATCATCAGCAGCCACCAGTCCAAATGACTCTGTTTGACCTTTGGGGAATGGAAGAAGAAAAACGTCTGACTGTCCATGCTACAAAGAAGAAAGCAGAGGTAACAGTGGGAGCTGTCGCCAAGAAAGTGTCAAGGAAGAGAGCAAGTCCGTTGGTAAAAAGCGTCAATCCGACTTTTGAAGTTGTGACAAAGCCTGTGGAAAAAGAAGAAAAGCCTTCGTTGACAGATGCAAAAGATCAGGAAACAGCACAGGAGACAAAACCAATCCTGCCTGGGGATGAGCCATACGCAAGCATCTCTTGGGAAGAGAATCCGCCAATCAACGGCTTTTACGAGATGATGATGACCATGGCTCCCGAAGACAGGGTGCTGCTGCGCCAAAAGGCGGAACTGCACCGTCAGGAACAGCTCAAGGCTTTGGGCGTTGAAGATACGCTTGATCCGAAGTTCAAGCCGCCGATGGAACCGATAGAAGTTCTCAAAGTTCAAATCGGGCATGGGCAGTCGAAAGGGAATGAGGCAAAAGAAGATTCCAAGACTCAGAGCACATTGAAAGAAACAAATCATGAGCGGGAACAACAAAAAGAGCAAGAAAGAAAGCGGGAAGAGCTGGCAAAGAAGAAAGAGGATGCTATGAAGCCCCGTCCATTTGATGAGAAACTGGATAGTTTTCAT is a window from the Segatella copri genome containing:
- a CDS encoding DUF1896 domain-containing protein produces the protein MNRKKQAQTELSYYGLYLLNHLRENRFPQASDADFIRERADHAAEVYEQARRDALFADAAQELAMAALLKGLRFSKYSILYDVVDSEFPLEVAVEDQEAFVKNLLPLVDNVYSIYDLTDDDFAQSPDYDQLYTELTGAVAIFIESNGVQ